AAGAAATACATCCCCTTCTGCCCCGGATTAAACCGGCCGGATTCGGGCACCTTTGCCTTCCACAGGTATCCGCCCATATTGCGTATCCAGTCGATATCGTCGCTGTCGAAGTGGGCTGATTCCCTGAACATGGCCAGGAATATCATGACCACCGAGACCAGAAAAACGATGCCGGTATAATTATGCACCAGCACCGCAGCCCGAAGGCCGCCGAAAAATTCCGCAAAGTGGATAAACTTTTTGGAATAAAAAGCCAGGCCCGTAAAGACCAGAAGCAGCCAGCTCAGAGCCAGAAGCGTATGAGACAGGCGCTCAAACCAGCTCGAAACCTTGACCAGACCCAACTTATCGTAATCAGCCATTGGTCAATCGCCTCCTTCCCTTTCGGTAAGTTTTGGCCCGTGCAGAACATAATGGAAGACCACAAAGCCAAGCCCGCCCAAAACCGAGGCCAGCCCGA
The genomic region above belongs to bacterium and contains:
- a CDS encoding formate dehydrogenase subunit gamma, which gives rise to MADYDKLGLVKVSSWFERLSHTLLALSWLLLVFTGLAFYSKKFIHFAEFFGGLRAAVLVHNYTGIVFLVSVVMIFLAMFRESAHFDSDDIDWIRNMGGYLWKAKVPESGRFNPGQKGMYFFTIIMGIIMGVTGWTMWQAPTAHYFNKAWISICYPVHSFGGIFFFSAWMVHAYFGTICNPGSLQAMTFGWATKGWLRLQHGKWYREHVEAKKGSGQ